CTGTATATCTCTTTGGGGGACTGGACAGCTGGCTCtgagggtgttattttcttggaagactgggttttctttctttcacactgTGCAGTGGTTCCACTAGCTTGTTATGAGCAGCCATCAACCctaccaaaagaagaaaaacaaaaatcgtCATTAGCTCAGGTTGAGGTACACCACAGAAGAGTTTTCAGAGGCCATCCCCAGAGACTGTAACTTTTTTTCCAATGTCTTCTAGATCAGGACTCTGTCTAGTAAGGCTTCAATGCAACAGTTATATCCcataaattttctcatttataatttATCAAATTCTATAAAGTCATTTTAAACACACTAAGGTGTTAAACATACCAGGTATGTTAATGAAGCCTTTTCAGCTTAACTCaatcacaaaatctcagcatTAGAAGAGCCATCAGATCAAATCCATATCTGAACAGAAATCTCCATCTATCTTGAAGACTTCTCTGCTCAGAGGTGTTCAGAAGAAATGGACAACTTAAATGGAATGATCAACTCCCTCATTCTGGCTTTAGTCTCTTTATACAGGTTGGTTGTTTCTCTGGTTATTAAGCTTGCAATCTGCTGTTATCACCTATTTTGAAGGCCTAGCCTTCAAAAAACCCAGGATTAGATACCATGATGAGAGGGTCTGTGTAGGAGTCTGGTGACGGTGTATATAAATCTGGATTTTCCCATAATCATTTTGCTTAAAGTGAAGTCACAGTATCCTTGTGTCACATGAAAAGTCCCAGGGCACTTAGTCTAAACAATGCCTCACCTTTGGTAATTATCTAACACCGTGAGGCACTCAATTAGAAGGTAGTCTTTTATTATTCATAATATATCTACTCTCTTAAACAATTGGCTCCCACACCCTTGTAGAAGTTGAACCTTCTTGAGGAACAAGTCCTGCCAATAACATGGAGAGGAGTGAAGAAGGAAGCCAATTTTTATAAGAAGGTTGTGATTGTGGCTTATTTATGTCACCCAGGGATTGAAGAGCCAAAGTAGGAAAATGAAATTCACTCCTCCCCCTCTTTATTTCCATATCAACTCTCACCTTTGAAATACTTAACAGTTTTCACTTTAAGCTCCAGTGTGGCATCTTCATCACACACGAATATTGTATGGGGGTGCTGCTGGAAGGCAGACACAGTCCACATGTGACTTATCCCCTCCTCAATGGCCTTGTGTAGTGCAAATGCCTTGTGGGCACCAGTAATTAAGATCATGACCTAGAGATTGGAAAACAAGCACAGCATTAAGAGAGTTCACTAGACAGGGAAGGAATCAaggccccccacccccccaagaacTTGccgtggggcagctaggtggcacagtgagtagagcaccagccctggagtcaggagtgcctgagttcaaattcagcctcagacacttgacacacttactagctgtgtgagtcacttaaccccaaatgccctgctttctccccttgaaaaaaaaccaaaaaacttccTGTGGCCCTGTCACTAAAACCATTTCTCTTGGGCCTATTTGCTCAGATACAAAAATCTTTCCTCACTTGAAGTCTGGCTTGGGAATGGTGGAAAATCAATTGTAGAGAAGATTCCTATAGGTACAGATTGTACTAGAAGGAGGTACAGGTTCCTTGTACATTTAGCAGCCATGTGGTTCTGtgaacttggagtaaggaagtccttggttcaaatcccacctttggcaCTGTGTGACCCATTTGTAAGTGGCTTAAGTtctctgctttagtttcttcatctgtaaaatgggattaatgatACCTTTAATACCTTACATGGTAACGAGGGCTCAAATGAGtcaatgtatataaagtgctttgcaaacttaaaagtgctataaaactcaACTATTACTATAAAACATCTTTGTGAAGAGACAAGTGGGCAGTTCCGAGCCATAAACATCTCTTCAATCGGTTCTGACACTGAAGTTTGCTTCCAACATCCCCTAGGCCTCCATTTTCAAAGCTGTGAAACGGGTACTCTTACTTTTTACCTACCTGGAAAAAGCTAGAAAGGGGTTCCAGGGAGTAACTGTAAAATCCAAAAGGTCATTACCTAACCTCGTCACTAGGAGGGAAATAGATGCTTTAGTTAATGTCTACCCATAAAACCCAATTAGccaactggattttttttttttgaaggggagaaggcagggcaaatggggttaagtgatttgcctttcTAGCTAAAAaaattctgactctgaatctaagTTCAGAGCCCCTAAAACTTTGGGTTTCTCTCCACAAGCTTTCATCTTGATTTATTCCTACATATGGCTCTACATAGAGGTTATTATGCCTGtcttaaaataagaaaaccaagatagcagtagctttttttttttttttgcaatgctAGGTGGAAGAAAGGCCTTTAAGGCACCAATATTTTACAGACTTCAGGGGAGGTTTAAAATACAGTGCCAAAACCATAAGTAGAAGGAACAAATGAACCCATCCAAAGTTTAAAAAcagaatggagagggagagaaggggagagttcTCCACCTTGCAAAAGGATGAGACAATTCCTTTACATTTGCATTTAAGATGAGCAACTCAACTGGAAAATCAAAACGTTTAAAGCCACTTCCTGTTGAAGATCTATCAGGAATTAGAATAAAGCATCTCTGAAATTTTAAAGTCAGTCATTGCAAATACTGGATTTTATTGACAAGAATTTCATCTTGAGACAAACTGACCGTACCTATTTGGAAGGTTAACTGCATCCAATTAGCCCTGCCCACATTTACCACTCCAATCACTGGACAATGGGACGCAGGTGTCTGCTGGAAGGAAACAAAACTTCCCCCAATACAGACCTGAAATGCagtaaaaaggggggaaaaggtgtCATGGGCCCTGGGCATGTTCTGTCTCACATGCCAACATTAAATCCCTAGTCATGTAATTACACACCTTTGACTCAAGAGACAGAAACAGCAAAACATTACTTAAACAGTGGCAGTGTCCCATGAGATATACCTTGTACTATTCTGGATCAGGAAGGAGAAGGAATCACTCCTCTCTTAAGAGAAGCCCTGCCATATGGACAAGGGTCCCAGAAGAAATGTCTAGGAGACCCAGGGCCCTTTTGGTATCATCTCACCTCTCTGGCATCCATGACTGTACCCACACCCACAGTCAGAGCCATCGTGGGGACTTTCGAAAGATCTCCATCAAAGAACCGAGAATTGGCCAGGATGGTATTCATGGCCAGAGTCTTCACTCGGGTCCTAGATGTCAGACTTGAACCAGGCTCATTGAAGGCAATGTGCCCATCAGGGCCAATACCTGCACAGGAAATAGGTAGTACCAGGAAGACTTGATGTGATGTCAATACTCCCTTATCAATAGGTGACATTTCTCTGAACCATCAAGATCACAGACACCATGATACATTGCCCATAGAGCCACCAAAAgaacatggtacaatggaaaacaAGTCCAAGTTCTGCTAACTAGCTGTATtatgggtgaccttgggaaagttatactttctctctgtttcagtttctttattaaaGTGGAAAGGCCACCTTCTGTAGCCACCTCACAGGCTTAGTTCGAAGATAAAGATAATATAGATTAAGCACTTTTGAAAAAGTTAAAATCATGATACACCATATGTGACCCTACAATTTATTACTGAACACAGTATATCCTGATTACGTAACTGACAGCCTAGCACAGCAAACTTTCAGACATTATTAtgataaattattttgataatttttaagCACACCAGAACTGCCACACTAATTATCAGGAGTCTGGTGGGGATGGAGGGTCCAAAAACTGGGACGTCCTTCCCAACATCATCACCTTCAAACTTCTCCTGATTCGCCAAATAAACTAATACTTTCTGTTCTTATGGTACATAGCTGGGAATAAACTTGTGGAATttacataaatttagagctgcaTGAGACTTTATTGTAGGTAATctaatccaaactcctcattttatagatatagaaactgaagcccagaggtcaagtgacttgcccaatgtttatggatgaggtgacttgcccaatatcatacGGCAGTTTCCATGCCATATGACCTCCCACCATAATGCACTATTCACTGTTTCTAGTAGGAAGCAGGACAACAAAAGGATAGGTAAATTTTAATGTCAGAGGGGTGGAGTGGGAGAAGAAGACATGAGTTAAGAGTCCAGTCCAGGAAATGGGAAGCTAAGTAGCCTTTTTTCTAATGAAACTGTAGGACAGGAACTATGCTTTCACTTCCTCTTGAATACTTACTAACAGAACAGCCATCAAGTTTGACCTCACCTCCAACAAAAAGCTCAATCCCTCCAGATTCCTTGATCTTCTTTTCAAAAGCATCACATTCTGCCTGCAGATCAGCTGCATTCCCATCCAGGATATAGGTGTTTTTAGGCAAAATGTCAATGTGCTTGAAGAAGTTGTTCCACATGAAGGAGTGGTAGCTCTCAGGGTGGTTACGTGGGAGGCCTAAGGAACCACAGAACCACTGTTACTTTCCTGTTCTTCCCCAAAAGCGGTTGACAGGATACCTCATAGAACCAAGTCAATCAAACAAGAGGtacttattaagtccttacttGTGGGTTAGGTACTGGAGCTACCCTTAAGAAGCCTATATTCTACCAGGAGAAACACCACACacgtacaaaataaatacaaggtaaatgtAGGACAGGGAAGGCAGTAGCACCtgggaactggaaggaatctcatcTGACTCAACTTATAGCTGataaagaatcccttctacagctTCCctaacaagtggttatccagcctgTGCTGGAAGACCTCCAGGGAAGAGAAACCCAGCACCTCTTGgggcaacccattccatttttggaaagcTCTTCATTGTTACAAATGTTCCTCgctgagccaaaatctgcctctctgcagcttccacccattgcttctagttctgccctctggggccaagaggATGAAATTTAATCCCCTTTTACATTGCAATTTTCAGATATCTGAAGACAGGTATATCATGTGCCTCCCCAAGTCTTCCCCAAGACTAAACCAAATTCCTTCAACCCATCCCCATGTGGTATGATTCGTGTCTTTTCACCCTCCTGCTGTTTGCCTTCAAGTTTATCAATTTCCATtgatccatcaacaagcattttataagtgcctactatgtgccaggcattgctaGACAGAATACAGTTTACAAAGGAGGGTCCTTGTCCTCAGGGGGACTTACATTCTATGTGTTGACAGATAagcaaacaagataaatacaaaataaacacacacacacacacacacacactctcacactattgggggtggggaggggtggaagcCTAGGGAAGAATATTAACAataagaaaatcaggaaaggttccttgaagtggaatttgagatgagccttgaagggaggaagattccaaaaggaagaaggaatgcaTCAGCTATGGGGACTTGCAGGCTAAGCAAAGGTATAGAATGTCATCTATGTGAACAGGCAGAGGCTGAAAATTAAGGAGAGACATGACCTAGTCATCCCAATGGTAGGCATAGCCCCAGGGAGgcaaagtgattaaaaaaaaaaagctccataAACACCAATATTTCTGGCAGtccctttttttgggggggggggaggcagagcaTAAtagcaaaaacctggaaacaaaatctattatgcccatcaactggaggtACACCAATGGAAGGGACTATTATTGCGCtgtgtaagaaatgacaagcttgATGGGTAACAGGAAAgcatggaaaggcttacatgaactaatgcaaagtgaaagtgaagtaagcagagccaagaaaacaatatacataaagaGCTACAATGTAAATAAGAACAACCGCTACAAAACAACTGAAACTAAATGTTTTGAAACTATAAAAGAACAAGCTTGGCCAAAACTCCTCTTCCTACTCCTTTGCTGAGGATGAGATCTGTATTTGTGGAACACTGCattataacatgtttttttttaacgtACTAATAAGTTTTGctggattctttttttctctttttaaattattttatataaggGGTAATTCTGGAGAGGGGTataggaaacagaaaaatataggtaatgtgaaaaacaaaagatgtcacaaatctatttcaagaaaattagggagagagaaggaataatAAAAGGGGCAAGCTCCCGAAGGGGATGGAATGCCAGGTTGGTAGAGTGCTGGATGCTGAATAGGACAGTGGTGTGAGGGATTCAAGGGGAAAGACCATGCAAAGTTGACCAGTTAACTAAAGGATCAAGATTTTAAAGAGAATAAAGTCAAGCCTAGGAAAAGGGCTGAAATGActagaagttgtaaagaggaaagaaaatatgttTAGGGAAGGGGTAAGGTACAGGGTTGGAAAGACAAGAGGTTAtggtcagataaaggaatttcaaagtttgggattgtggaggtagaacacttgtgggtgatgaAGAGTGATGTGTATAGATGAAGTAGAATAAAGGTAAAGATCATGGGAGGTTGATAAATGGGGAGGAAGCAAGGCATTCCTAAAATGTGGGATCCCAGAATTAAACACTATACTCCAGAAGTGATGGGGAAAGTATGctcaatttttttgaaaaagatctgggagttttagtggtCTGCTAGCTCAATGGCAGCCAGATCAGCTAATGAAATCTTAGGCTATATTAAGATAAGCATAATGTCCAAGAttagggaggtgatagtccccCTATTCTCCACCCCAGTCAGACCACATCCACTCTTGACACCagaggttcttagcctttttttgtgtcatgaaccccttggAAGTTTGATGAAGCTCATGGactctttttcagaataatgtttttaaatgcctatgataactatataggattacaaagcaaaccaattatattgaaatacaattttcataatgttttttaatatcaagttcatggaccccaagttaaagATCCCTGCTGTACATACTTCTGGGGGATAAATGCCTGAAGCAGAGAGTTTTAGGCACCACTCCTATTTACCAGACACCCTATGGCCAACCTGGAAAAGTTAACCGAACATAAGAGAAAGCTATCCCCCAGCCACAGGAGATAGGTCATATAGTAGCATCCCACCTGCAAATTCCATGcaatctgtctgtgtctgtctctctctccatacccccccacccctggctctGTCTCCCAActctgtctgtcttcctctctcccaaGTTTTCCtatatctccttccctcctccccatcttccccacagggcttgggggggggggcagggagagggagggacatgaaggaaaacaaaaggtaACCACTACCTTCTGGtatctttaaaaatgcttttgaatTCTTCCACAAGAGGCTTGCTAGAAAAATTGCAAGTTAAATTGGGAATATTCTGAATGTAAAGCTAAATCTTTGCCCCTCCTATGTGTACCCTCCCTCACTTGACCTGTGCACCCTACAATTCACTACCTTTATTAGCTAAAGATAGCAATCAGGCTTCCAAGAGGAGATTTCTTTGGTCAGCAAAGTAAAAATACAACAACAAATATACAAAGAACCAAAGAAATTTCAAATTAAATCCATCAAAAACAAAGGGAGTTGGTAGAGTATTTTACATGGCAGAGTGAACAAAATAGGTCCCAGCCTTTTCCCAGCCTCCTGTTTAATATCCCCAGCAGACTGGACAAAGTgttagaggagaaggagagaataagAAAAGGGATGGTGTCTAAATACAGACACCAGGAGACACATCCTGCCATGAATTTCTCTACAATTGTTCTTTCTAGAGACGGAGAGCACAAAGTTCAGGGGCCAACGCTGTGCTGTAAGCTATTTAGCAAGCCCAGGCCTTGAGCCCCCATTATCTCCCCTGGCCTGCTAATCAATTCACATGACTGAAAGGCCCTGCTCCTCCTGGGAGCCCCAAGTCAGAGTCAGAAAGGTCAGATAACATCTTCCCCCTGTAGGCCCTTAAAAAAGCACTCACCCACGTACTCGTCCATGTTAAATGTCTTCACGTAAGTGAAGGAGAGGTCCCCATTCTTATGATACTCAATCAGTTTCTTGTAGCACTGAAGAGGAGTGCTccctagaagaaaggaaagccAGTGAAAGTCCCTTATACAGGTCTACGGGTTTGTCAGCATTGCCCAGAAGCCAAAACTGACTTGAAGAGAGCTTTTCTTAGGATCAGGCCTATCTATCCCAGGTCAGATCATAAGCTCTATTCTCTTTCCAACTAACTACCTCTATCTTTCCAGAAATTCTGATTGGGGGGAAGTCTCACCCCCTTTGTCTTCACTACTAGGCAATCTCTAATTGAAGTTGGAATCCAGCCAACTCTAGACCACCCTGAACACTTCTTTCTCTAACTCCTTTTGAGATTATCTCATACCCATTTATTGTGGGATTGTGTATCACAATTTAACACATTCTTATATGGCATACCCCACCACAGAAATCTCTTTCCCTCACTAGACTATAAGCCCTCTGTAGGTAGATACTGTCTTGTTTCTCTTGGCCAGCCATGTACCAGGCATAAAGAGGGATTGCTTTGCATAGTTTTTTGGGCTCCAGGGAGCCCCAGTGAGACTCAGACCATCCCACTGCCCTTGTTCCTTAACAGAGTCACTGCCCAAACTCTCTAGCCCTTGGCCATCAGCTCTAATGACTCTGAGGCTTCTGAGAGAGAAGCCAATGCTCATCACTCCAGAAGACTGCCCAACACTGACACATATTCTTCATGTActtcatgaaaaaaataattgagtCTATGACCAGTCACGTCCTACACTACAGAAGACATCTGATGACCTCCATTTGATGATAGGTTGATAGTGGCTTGAACACGGCTATAATTGTGTTTCTCCATGGTTAGAACACCAAGCTCTcggaaagccaagatcaaagatTGGCTGCCCTTGTGGACAAGGAAAGCTTCTGTCCCACAAATGCAAGGGAAACCAGGTAAGAGTAGAAATTGCTCAATATAAAATCCATCCTCATTGTAAGAAAAATAATTCAGGGCACAAGCCAAATGTTTGATAAGTCAGTAATTTTACAGAACCCTCTCTGGATAAATGATTAcagttcacatttatgtagcactttgaggtttgccaaGCACTCTGCCCACCTTGTCTCACCCTCACAACAAACCTTGAgataggtacaattattatctccttttttcttttgtgaaaacTAAGGCTCGgaggaggtaaagtgactt
This region of Trichosurus vulpecula isolate mTriVul1 chromosome 3, mTriVul1.pri, whole genome shotgun sequence genomic DNA includes:
- the GNPDA1 gene encoding glucosamine-6-phosphate isomerase 1 translates to MKLIILDDFLQASEWAAKYIRNRIIQFQPGPERYFTLGLPTGSTPLQCYKKLIEYHKNGDLSFTYVKTFNMDEYVGLPRNHPESYHSFMWNNFFKHIDILPKNTYILDGNAADLQAECDAFEKKIKESGGIELFVGGIGPDGHIAFNEPGSSLTSRTRVKTLAMNTILANSRFFDGDLSKVPTMALTVGVGTVMDAREVMILITGAHKAFALHKAIEEGISHMWTVSAFQQHPHTIFVCDEDATLELKVKTVKYFKGLMAAHNKLVEPLHSVKERKPSLPRK